CGGAAATATATAATTGGATTGTGGGAATTTGTGCCTAATCTAGTCTACCAATCGACCCTCTCAGGTTGCAGATACACAGAAACATGCTGATATAGCATCCAGCCTTGTTGAAGTTGATTATGACATTGAAAATCTAGAACCACCCATTTTAACTGTAGAAGAGGCCATTAAGAGATCTAGCCTTCTCGAGGTTCCTCTTCTCCTCTACCCCAAACAAGTTGGTGATATATCAAAAGGATTGGCTGAGGCTGATCACAAGATTCTCTCTGCCAAGGTACTTTCGCTCCCTCTTCCCTCCAACTCACTCCACTCAtttgaatagaaaataaaaatgaagaaaatgttcTTCTTTTATGAGGGCATAGATAGTTACAAGCCTAAAAAGTAAATAGACTAGGTGCTTTTCTAGCATCAGATTTCAACATTGTGCATCTGTGCTTACTGCTAACTTTCTGCTGCTTCGTTGCTTTAGATAAAACTCGGTTCACAGTACCATTTCTATATGGAGACTCAAACTGCCCTTGCGATTCCTGATGAAAACAACTGCATGGTGGTTTACAGTTCAACCCAGTGTCCCGAATATGCACATGTTAACATTGCAAAATGTCTTGGTATTCCTGAGCATAATGTGCGTGTGATTACAAGGAGAGTCGGAGGAGGCTTTGGTGGAAAGGCCATGAAAGCAATTCCTGTGAGTTTCATTCTAAACAAATCTCCATGTCTTAAACTTCCGTAAACAAACTAAGTCTTGGTTTCGAATCCAAACTTATTGATGTTTTGTTACTACGTTCCTGTTCTCTTGTGTTTAGTGCTGAACTTTCTATAAAAGTTGTGATATAATCCTTTTTTCACCGCTTCAGTCCACAcgattttcagtttttttgtccTTGATGATAGATTTACCATTCCATTTCTCTGTTATCAATTGGTGCGAGTACTTACAATGGGATGTAATGTTAACGTTTAGGTTGCTACAGCATGTGCTCTTGCAGCGCACAAGTTTCGTCGCCCTGTGAGAACGTATTTGAATCGCAAGACCGATATGATAATGGCAGGAGGAAGGCATCCCATGGAAATAACTTATAATGTAGGATTTAAATCAAATGGGAAAGTTACAGCCTTACAGCTTGATATATTAATCAATGCTGGAATATCTTTCGATATAAGTCCAGTGATGCCAGAAACCATTCTGAGTGGGCTAAAAAAGTATGACTGGGGTGCTTTATCTTTTGATATAAAGGTATGCAAAACAAATCATTCAAGTAAAACAGCAATGCGAGCCCCTGGGGAGGTACAAGGATCATACATTGCAGAAACCGTAATCGAACATGTAGCGTCTACCCTTTCCATGGATGTGGATTCTGtgagaaacataaattttcacaGATATGATAGCCTTAAATTATTCTATGATGTTGCCTCAGGTGATTCTGTAGAGTATACTCTAACATCAATATGGAATAAGTTAGCAGAATCTTCAAGCTTCAAACAAAGGGTTGAAATAATAAAGGAGTTCAATAGGTGTAAGGTGTGGAAGAAAAGAGGTATTTCTCGAGTGCCTATTGTGCATCAAGTGTTCGTGGGACCAACTCCGGGGAAAGTAAGCATTCTAAGTGATGGGTCGGTTGTTGTTGAAGTCGGCGGAATAGAGTTGGGTCAAGGGCTCTGGACAAAGGTAAAACAAATGGCTGCATTTGCTCTCAGCTCAATCAAATGTGACGGGGTAGAAAATCTTCTGGACAAAGTAAGGGTAATACAAGCTGATACTCTGAGTTTAACTCAAGGAGGAATGACTGCAGGGAGCACCACATCAGAGTCAAGCTGTGAATCAGTTAGACTTTGCTGTGCAGTCTTGGTTGAGAGACTGGGACCTCTAAAGGAAACGTTGCAGGGGCAAATGGGTTCCGTAACATGGGATGCGCTCATTTGCAAGGTACTTGTTTACATTTCTTGAACATTCTATTTGAGATATTTCTTAGTTGGAACCTCGAGACCGAAACTTGTCAATGATTCCTTCAATAATGTGGTCCTTTCAGgtaggttttctttttctttctttacattCAAGTATTTGTTATGAGAAGAAATCTTCATGCATTTTTCTGAATTGATTGTCAGGCTGCTATACTGACAGGATATGAACTTTGATATTCTTTTGATATTGACATTTAGATGCTCAAGTTCTTTGCTACCTTACTCTTAGTCATTCAAAATGCAGGCATATATGGAATCACTGAATTTATCAGCATCTTCACGTTACATCCCTGACTTTACTTCGATGCACTACTTAAACTATGGCGCTGCAGTAAGTGAGGTAAGGTTTTCCAGAACACCTTATCTAATTTCCTTCGGTGCATGATCTGAAACTAGAGTAAAACTTCTGAATACAAACTGGAAGATGGGAATCCTGCTTCATAGAAGATTACATGCCTAATTTTCTGCAGGAATACTAATGTGAAGCTATGGTGACACAGGTAGAGGTAAACCTTCTGACAGGGGAAACAACTATTTTGAGATCAGATATTATATACGATTGTGGACAAAGTCTCAACCCTGCGGTGGATTTAGGACAGGTTCGCTAGCTGTGACAACTCAGAATCAAATTCTTAAGTTCATAGATGTTTGTAAATTTTAAGAGGTTAGGATTGGTGCATGTAGATTGAAGGAGCCTTTGTCCAAgggattggtttttttatgcttGAAGAGTACACGACGAATTCTGATGGACTAGTGGTTGCAGACAGCACATGGACATATAAGATCCCTACAATAGACACCATACCAAAACAATTCAATGTGGAAATACACAACAGTGGACATCACCAGAAACGTGTTCTCTCTTCAAAAGGTAAGCTTTTCagagttttgtttcttttacagAAGAGCATAATGGATGTCTCTATGGATGCAAGGCAATATCTTTTACCTTGCCATGGATGAATGCAAGTAGTTAGTCTTCTTAAACTTCCATTTATAGGTgtttgatgatgaaattatcatGCTTTGTGCAGCTTCCGGGGAGCCACCGCTACTCCTTGCAGCATCAGTTCACTGTGCTGCAAGAGCAGCTATAGGAGATGCTAGACAACAGCTTCATTCATGGGGTTGCATGGATGAGTCTTACTCAACATTCAACTTGGAGGTCCCTGCCACCATGCCTAAGGTGAAGGAACTTTGTGGGCTGGACAACGTGGAAAGGTACCTGGGGTGGAAAATGGGTAGAAAGTGAACTTCTTCAAGATTGGGCTGCGTAATTTGTGGGAAATGCTGCTGTTTTTagccacaaaaaaaatcatatggccAGAGAGGTCGGTCATCTAACAACataaagaaacataaaacattaCAATACTGCTAGTACTTGCACACAACACATTATATTGTTGCAGTTGGAGATGTTCTAACTCGGCCCTTTTTATTGATGACAGTGAGGTGTATTCTGGAGTGTTTGAGTAaggtaatagttattttttaaaatatatttttatttaaaaatacattaaaatatttaaattgtaacCCGACTCGAGTGGATGATTTTTTAGGTCAATTAATTTGCTGAGCCAGGCTAATTTTAAAGTTGGGAaggaaatgatataaaaaaaaaattgcatggcTTTAGATTTCATGGACAATAATGCTAGCAAGAATCAAATGAACGATAGCTAAGAAATACTCACTCGCATAAAATGCGACCTTGTCACAAGCTTCAAAATTATCGTGGGCGACTTTTTGACACAATGAAACTTAACCTCCGTGATAAAATCAAGAATCTACTCATAGATTTCTAcccaagcaaaaaaataaaatgaaaaattgctCTAATTCAACTCAGAGTTCTCTCATAGCTCTCCTCCATCTCTTATTTCCAACAAtgctagaaaataaaagttaataacTCAAAACTTATTCAACCTGATGCAGGACATGGCGCATTCTTAGGAATCCTTGACATGTTATGAAGTAGAACTTGGCACGACTGGTTCAGGACTTGGAGCAGATAATAGTGAAGCACAGCGTTTCCTGATCCACAATGGAGGCAAGAAAGGATCAAAACTAAATCCTTTAGGCTTGCACTTGTCATCAATTACAGCCAAGACACTGCAACATTTAGGGCCGACTAAGTTCTTTTGAAAGGTCAGCACCAAGGATGCAACCTCATGCAAGCAAATATCTGCGTGCGCCTTGATGGTGGCCAAGCAATCTTGAATTTCTACAGGGCTCCGACCGAAAAATGGTGTTGCAGGAGCTGCCGCTAAACCTGAGGCAACCACCATGAACCCCAAAGCTAGCGTGAATACAATCGAGCATGTCATGGTAGCTTGAACCATCTTGGGTGAAGATAGACGTGGACCAGCTAAGTGTGATGGAAGGGTAGAGGATGCCATTTTTATAGGACCATGCAAGGCATAACGTCCTTGTAAATGTTGATTTAATTAGCTCCTTTGTATAACCGACTAGGCATGGAGTTAATCGAGTCTGACTATGTTGGCTGTTTATTTCTGCATTTTAAACTGTATTTAGATatgttctaaaaatatatttggcatgaaaaaaatattaaattaatattattttagtatttttttaatgattttaacaatattaaattaatattaaatatatttagatatgttttaaaaattattttaatatatttttaaataaaaaatagtaacaaGCAAAGAAAACTACTGTTTACTGTATGAAGAGGTTTGATTTATTGGTGGGTCAGTTTTCTAAAATCCAGGAAGGATTGGGTATTGGGCTAGCGTATAGATGGATTCCGGACATTTAACCTTGTTTGTGgtgaaaaaaggaagaaatatcAAATGTTTCCTTAGCACtgtttatctttctttttttaagtgtttttttttaataaaataaatgatcttTTATATGAAAAGCGTAATCGTACGTGTTgatatattcaaaaataaattataaattttataggtcaaaaacatgattttatcttcaatatgacatcattttttgaATGAGTTTGTACATTAagataatcttttttatataatttttaaatgatatatttttaaaaaataataaattttcatgaattaaacatatgttttttttaattattaaatcatggatagaaaaatatataacaaaaacataacaaaaaaaaagagcaacaacgataaaaaataaataaatagaaactgATTAAGAAGAgttatattgttttagtttaacagtaaatattatcaataattaCTAGTTAATTACTCCATAACAGAGATAGATAAGgaggaaacaaaaagaaaaatcagggagaaagttttttaaaaaacttatctgagaagaaatattaaaatttaatacatAATTCTTTATTTGCTCTAAGTAGATTCAtagaataaatatttagaattatattaatttaaaacttcttCTACATAATACTTAAGAGGTTTACATtaggaatataaaaaaaaaacttaccgcATTAATTCACCCCAGCTTGCATTGCAAGTTTGGTATGTTAGATCTATCTAATAATCTTTCCAGTACATATATCTTGGATTAATTTGATCTGGTTGGAtttaaattatagttaattaaGCTTAATTTGACACATTGACTCATTGACTagggtaaattaaaaaaaattcaaatcaaattttaattaattgaaatgaatTAAACAGATCTGAATAATTCTGTGATATAAACGTGGTCCTAAGATCGGAATATGGGACCgaactgagtttaataaaatattgtataAAAATCTACTGAAAAGTAGAGGAGATCTTGGCAGAGATATCATATTTGTAAAGTTGATTATTGGGCGTTAGGTACAAATGAATGTCACTTTCTATCCCTTTCCCCTACTTAACTCCAACGTAATCAATTTTGTCCCTCGCTACTTAACTGTCTCCTTGTCTTAGTTAAACAAtgtgttttttctataaaaccaccgatgtaaaaaatattaatttaaaacaaataaaaaataaaaaaaattaaatttaaaaaaaaacactaaaaaacaaactgtACCTGCATCTTACTTTCCCTGTTGCGTGCATATTTATTGCAGACTGACCCATATGAGGTGGAGAATGATGTTTGAGCATGCGAGCGACGTTAAAATATACAGTGAGgtcaaatcaaatgaaaaggaaagtgAGATGCCCCTCCATTTTATAAAGCAACTAGGCTCTTTGAATGTGAATTGTTAGCTGAATGTGTATCTCATCAGCCATCACAAATAATTCTGATCCATTTTTGCGTCTGTCACGCACATATATTTTACACGGCAATGGAAGAGGAGCAGAGGGAAACAGGCAAAGCTGGGAGTCTAGTCTTTGCCGTCAACGGACAGAGGTTCGAGGTGTCGTCGAGATTAGACCCTTCAACAACCTTGCTTGAGTTCTTGCGAACCAGGACATCTTTCAAGAGTGTCAAGCTCGGTTGTGGCGAAGGTATTGTTTGCCCTTTCTTTTTCCAGTACTGCACTTGATTGTACGTTTGCATACCGTATCTTGTGTGTGATAGGCATAGGGTCATCTATGAACTGTTTTTGTCTGTTAAATTATAGATGGATAACATCACCTCGCATTTCACCAAAGTTATTATACTCGTGACTCAGTGTAAGACTCGAGTTATTGGTTAAATAGGATGACCCAAGCCAATTAAAACAGTACaatgatatcattttgaatTCTCTTCAAAAAagtaaagttttattttgatcatggGTTAACttattataattgaatataTCAGGTAATTCccacctagttttttttttaaaacacagctTGAGCCAAGTTTCGAGTTGACCCGTCGAGCCggatttaataacactacatttCACATGTATTgtttacaatatttttcatttgcatcttaatttattttattcaagttgTGGGTTTACATATTATAACTGATTATATTGGTCAACTTCCACctagtttctttttaaaacccAGCTCGAGCTAGGTTTCAAGTTGACCCGTCAAGCCtgatttaataacactacatttcatatgcattattttttaatatttttcatttgcatcttaatttatttatttttacaaaatttaatcGGTGAAAATTCATAGTCTgtcaaatataaattagaaCAGCCAAATAGCAAATATACACATCAAACCAACACCATGGTTTCAATCTGGTAGTGAGACTCTAAAAGCTTAAATGTCATGACCCGAATCTCTAGTGCATGACTAGCAATGCAGGAGTGGCACCTAAGAAAACACTTTATCTATGGTAAACCTCAAATATACTtttcacaaaacaaattatataaaatcatcTAGTATttcataaacttttaaaatatttctcaaaaccaataaaaataattaataattcaaaatactcattacattaaataaaatttaatctttaaaataaaaatctaaacttgaaaaaaaatcagcatAATGGAGCTTTCCAAGACTATTATATTACTCTTTCCGGTTCAATATTATTAGTTGGGAGGCATTTAAACTATtatattgatttcaaaaaaaaaaaaattgagcctTTAGGTGGTTTCTCATGATTTGTTCTAATTTATGGTTTTAGGTGGTTGTGGTGCTTGCATTGTTCTACTCTCCAAGTATGATCCTGTGCTTGACCAAGTTGAGGATTTCACAATCAGTTCATGTCTCACACTGCTTTGCAGTGTGAATGGATGTTCGGTTACAACATCGGAAGGCCTTGGAAATAGCAAAGATGGATTCCATCCGATTCACCAGAGGTTCAGTGGTTTCCATGCTTCTCAATGTGGCTTTTGTACTCCTGGAATGTGTGTTTCACTCTTCGGAGCCCTTGTTAAAGCTGAAAAGAATGACCAAAGGGAGCCTTCTCCAGGATTCTCCAAGCTGACAGTCGTTGAAGCTGAAAAGGCTATCTCAGGAAATCTTTGTCGCTGTACTGGATATCGACCCATTGCTGATGCGTGTAAGAGTTTTGCAGCTGATGTTGATATTGAAGATTTGGGATTAAACTCTTTTTGGAAGAAGGAAGAGAGTCCCGAAGCGAAGATGAGTAGGCTACCTTTATATGACCATAATCATGAGATATGCACTTTCCCTGAATTtttgaaaagggaaataaaaTCTTCCTTGCTTTTGGATTCTGAAAGATATTCTTGGTGCACACCTGCTACTGTTGAGGAGCTTCAGAGCTTATTAAAAAGCATTGATGCCGACTGCAAAACCAGGATGAAACTAGTGGTTGGTAACACAGGTATGGGTTATTACAAGGAGCTAGAGCACCATGACAAGTACATAGATCTCAGATGTGTTCTGGAGCTCTCGAGTATTAGGAGGGATGAAGAAGGAATCGAAATCGGGGCAGCTGTCACTATTTCTAAAACTATTGAAGCTCTGAAGGAAGAAAATAACAGTGAGTTTAATTCAGAATGCAAGATTGTGTTTAAAAGAATTGCATTGCACATGGAGAAGATTGCTTCTGAATTTGTTCGAAATACAGGCAGTGTAGGGGGGAATTTGGTGATGGCACAAAGGAAACATTTTCCATCAGATATTGCCACGATACTGCTGGCAGCAGGTGCATTTGTTCACATTCTAACTGGTACCTTGCATGAAAAGCTTACTTTAGATGAGTTTCTGGAAAGGCCTCCATTGGATTCCAAAAGTGTGCTATTAAATATTAAGATTCCAAATTATGCAGCATCCAAGAACATATCTTCTGAAATGGACAGCAAGTTGTTATTCGAAACTTATCGTGCTGCACCGCGACCCCTTGGAAATGCATTGCCCTATTTAAATGCAGCTTTCTTGTCTGAAGTTTCCTGTTTGAAATCTTCTGGTTCAGCCGTGTTAAATAAATGCCGGGTCGTTTTTGGTGCTTATGGAACCAAACATGCTATCAGAGCAAAGGAAGTTGAGAAATTTTTGTCTGGAAAAATACTAACCATTGGTGTTCTATATGAAGCTGTTAAACTGGTTAAAGCCAATGTGGTTCCTGAAGATGGCACGCCGAGTCCGGCCTTCAGGTCAAGCTTAGCTGCTGGTTATCTCTTTGACTTTCTCTACCCCTTGATAGACATTAACTCTAAAATTTCTGGTGTTTGGTCGGATGAATATTGTAATACTTCATTGTTCAAGgatgcaaaaataaaacagaagtaCAGCCAGCTTGATCATGTTCAATTACCCACTTTGCTGTCATCATCAGAGCAGGTGCTTGAATTAAACAATGATCATCATCCTGTTGGTCAGCCTACTAAGAAAGTTGGAGCCGCCCTTCAAGCTTCTGGTTTGTAGTCTTCCATCATCGAGTTGCATAAATAATGATCAGCGTAATCTAAGGGCTGCTTCCCTCATAGAATTAAGTGCTGGTCTCATTTATCTCACTTTTAGGCATCTTCACTTTACTCATGTAACAAATTATGCAGGAGAGGCTGTTTTTGTGGATGACATTCCCTCTCCTACAAATTGTCTACATGGAGCATTCATTCATAGCATGAAGCCTTATGCAAGGGTCAAGAATATCAAATTCAAGTCTAAATTACTACCAGATGGAGTTTCTGGGCTGATTTCGGTCAGAGACATTCCAAAAGGTGGGGAGAACAGAGGTTGCACGACTAGGTTTGGCACTGAATCTTTGTTCGCAGATGAGCTTACGCAGTATGCTGGAGAGCGTCTTGCTTTTGTGGTAATCACCTCATccagtatttttatataataacatCCACCTCAGTTCTGTTGATTTTAGATGTCATTATTTAAATGCACTACGGAAATATATAATTGGATTGTGGGAATTTGTGCCTAATCTAGTCTACCAATCGACCCTCTCAGGTTGCAGATACACAGAAACATGCTGATATAGCATCCAACCTTGTTGAAGTTGATTATGACATTGAAAATCTAGAACCACCCATTTTAACTGTAGAAGAGGCCATTAAGAGATCTAGCCTTCTCGAGGTTCCTCTTCTCCTCTACCCCAAACAAGTTGGTGATATATCAAAAGGATTGGCTGAGGCTGATCACAAGATTCTCTCTGCCAAGGTACTTTCGCTCCCTCTTCCCTCCAACTCGCTCCACTCAtttgaatagaaaataaaaatgaagaaaatgttcTTCTTTTATGAGGGCATAGATAGTTACAAGCCTAAAAAGTACATAGACTAGGTGCTTTTCTAGCATCAGATTTCAACATTGTGCATCTGTGCTTACTGCTAACTTTCTGCTGCTTCGTTGCTTTAGATAAAACTCGGTTCACAGTACCATTTCTATATGGAGACTCAAACTGCCCTTGCGCTTCCTGATGAAAACAACTGCATGGTGGTTTACAGTTCAACCCAGTGTCCCGAATATGCACATGTTAACATTGCAAAATGTCTTGGTATTCCTGAGCATAATGTGCGTGTGATTACAAGGAGAGTCGGAGGAGGCTTTGGTGGAAAGGCCATGAAAGCAATTCCTGTGAGTTTCATTCTAAACAAATCTCCATGTCTTAAACTTCCGTCAACAAACTAAGTCTTGGTTTCGATTCCAAACTTATTGATGTTTTGTTACTACGTTCCTGTTCTCTTGTGTAGTGCTGAACTTTCTATAAAAGTTGTGATATAATCCTTTTTTCACCGCTTCAGTCCACACGATTTTCAGTTTATTTCTCCTTGATGATAGATTTACCATTCCATTTCTCTGTTATCAATTGGTGCGAGTACTTACAATGGGATGTAATGTTAACGTTTAGGTTGCTACAGCATGTGCTCTTGCAGCGCACAAGTTTCGTCGCCCTGTGAGAACGTATTTGAATCGCAAGACCGATATGATAATGGCAGGAGGAAGGCATCCCATGGAAATAACTTATAATGTAGGATTTAAATCAAATGGGAAAGTTACAGCCTTACAGCTTGATATATTAATCAATGCTGGAATATCTTTAGATATAAGTCCACTGATGCCAAAAAACATTCTGAGTGGGCTAAAAAAGTATGACTGGGGTGCTTTATCTTTTGATATAAAGGTATGCAAAACAAATCATTCAAGTAAAACTGCAATGCGAGGCCCTGGGGAGGTACAAGGATCATACATTGCAGAAACCGTAATCGAACATGTAGCGTCTACCCTTTCCATGGATGTAGATTCTGtgagaaacataaattttcacaGATATGATAGCCTTAAATTATTCTATGATGTTGCCTCAGGTGATTCTGTAGAGTATACTCTAACATCAATATGGAATAAGTTAGCAGAATCTTCAAGCTTCAAACAAAGGGTTGAAATAATAAAGGAGTTCAATAGGTGTAAGGTGTGGAAGAAAAGAGGTATTTCTCGAGTGCCTATTGTGCATCAAGTGTTCGTGCGACCAACTCCGGGGAAAGTAAGCATTCTAAGTGATGGGTCGGTTGTCGTTGAAGTCGGCGGAATAGAGTTGGGTCAAGGGCTCTGGACAAAGGTAAAACAAATGGCTGCATTTGCTCTCAGCTCAATCAAATGTGACGGGGTAGAAAATCTTCTGGACAAAGTAAGGGTAATACAAGCTGATACTCTGAGTTTAACTCAAGGAGGAATGACTGCAGGGAGCACCACATCAGAGTCAAGCTGTGAATCAGTTAGACTTTGCTGTGCAGTCTTGGTTGAGAGACTGGGACCTCTAAAGGAAACGTTGCAGGGGCAAATGGGTTCCGTAACATGGGATGCGCTCATTTGCAAGGTACTTGTTTACATTTCTTGAACATTCTATTTGAGATATTTCTTAGTTGGAACCTCGAGACCGAAACTTGTCAATGATTCCTTCAATAATGTGGTCCTTGCAGgtaggttttatttttctttctttacattCAAGTATTTGTTATGAGAAGAAATCTTCATGCATTTTTCTGAATTGATTGTCAGGCTGCTATACTGACAGGATGTGAACTTTGATATTCTTTTGATATTGACATTTAGATGCTCAAGTTCTTTGCTACCTTACTCTTAGTCATTCAAAATGCAGGCATATGTGGGATCACTGAATTTATCAGCATCTTCACATTACATCCCTGACTTTACTTCGATGCACTACTTAAACTATGGCGCTGCAGTAAGTGAGGTAAGGTTTTCCAGAACACCTCTATCTAATTTCCTTCAGTGCATGATCTGAAACTAGAGTAAAACTTCTGAATACAAACTGGAAGATGGGAATCCTGCTTCATAGAAGATTACATGCCTAATTTTCTGCAGGAATACTAATGTGAAGCTATGGTGACACAGGTAGAGGTAAACCTTCTGACAGGGGAAACAACTATTTTGAGATCAGATATTATATACGATTGTGGACAAAGTCTCAACCCTGCGGTGGATTTAGGACAGGTTCGCTAGCTGTGACAACTCAGAATCAAATTCTTAAGTTCATAGATGTTCGTAAATTTTAAGAGGTTAGGATTGGTGCATGTAGATTGAAGGAGCCTTTGTCCAAgggattggtttttttatgcttGAAGAGTACACGACGAATTCTGATGGACTAGTGGTTGCAGACAGCACATGGACATATAAGATCCCTACAATAGACACCATACCAAAACAATTCAATGTGGAAATACACAACAGTGGACATCACCAGAAACGTGTTCTCTCTTCAAAAGGTAAGCTTttcagagttttttttcttttacagaaGAGCATAATGGATGTCTCTATGGATGCAAGGCAATATCTTTTACCTTGCCATGGATGAATGCAAGTAGTTAGTCTTCTTAAACTTCCATTTATAGGTgtttgatgatgaaattatcatGCTTTGTGCAGCTTCCGGGGAGCCACCGCTACTCCTTGCAGCATCAGTTCACTGTGCTACAAGGGCAGCTATAAGAGATGCTAGACAACAGCTTCATTCATGGGGTTGCATGGACGAGTCTTACTCAACATTCAACTTGGAGGTCCCTGCCACCATGCCTAAGGTGAAGGAACTTTGTGGGCTGGACAATGTGGAAAGGTACTTAGGGTGGAAAATGGGTAGAAAGTGAACTTCTTCAAGATTGGGCTGCGTAATTTGTGGGAAATGCTGTTGTTTTTAAGCcacgcaaaaaaaaatcaaatggccaGAGAGGTCGGTCATCTAACAACataaagaaacataaaacattaCATTACTGCTAGTACTTGCACACAGCACATTATATTGTTGCAGTTGGAGATGTTCTAACTTATGATGGTGggggtgtttgagaatatagtagtaattatttttaatgtgtttttcgcttggaaatgcatcaaaataaaaaaaataaaaaaaattatttttgacatcaacacatcaaaacggtctaaaatcacaaaaaaaataatttgaataaaaaaaataagtcttattttcagttttttaaaaaaacaatattttagaaatacaaaaacaaaccgcTCAACCAAACCAAATGAAACCAGTTATATTAACTTAACTAAAATGTAGTTATAAGATGTGACCCGACTCGGTAGT
This region of Populus trichocarpa isolate Nisqually-1 chromosome 9, P.trichocarpa_v4.1, whole genome shotgun sequence genomic DNA includes:
- the LOC18102202 gene encoding indole-3-acetaldehyde oxidase isoform X4 yields the protein MVLGGCGACIVLLSKYDPVRDQVEDFTVSSCLTLLCSVNGCSVTTSEGLGNSKDGFHPIHQRFSGFHASQCGFCTPGMCVSLFGALVKAEKNDLREPSPGFSKLTVVEAEKAISGNLCRCTGYRPIADACKSFAADVDIEDLGLNSFWKKEESREAKMSRLPLYDHNHEICTFPEFLKREIKSSLLLDSERYSWCTPATVEELQSLLKSIDADCKTRMKLVVGNTGMGYYKDLEHHDRYIDLGCVLELSSIRRDEEGIEIGAAVTISKTIEALKEEINSEFNSECKIVFKRIALHMEKIASEFVRNTGSVGGNLVMAQRKHFPSDIATILLAAGAFVHILTGTLHEKLTLDEFLERPPLDSKSVLLNIKIPNYAASKNISSEMDSKLLFETYRAAPRPLGNALPYLNAAFLSEVSCLKSSGSAVLNKCRVVFGAYGTKHAIRAKEVEKFLSGKILTIGVLYEAVKLVKANVVPEDGTPSPAYRSSLAAGYLFDFLYPLIDINSKISGVWSDEYCNTSLFKDAKIKQKYSQLDHVQLPTLLSSSEQVLELNNDHHPVGQPTKKVGAALQASGEAVFVDDIPSPTNCLHGAFIHSMKPYARVKNIKFKSKLLPDGVSGLISVRDIPKGGENRGCTTRFGTESLFADELTQYAGERLAFVVADTQKHADIASNLVEVDYDIENLEPPILTVEEAIKRSSLLEVPLLLYPKQVGDISKGLAEADHKILSAKIKLGSQYHFYMETQTALALPDENNCMVVYSSTQCPEYAHVNIAKCLGIPEHNVRVITRRVGGGFGGKAMKAIPVATACALAAHKFRRPVRTYLNRKTDMIMAGGRHPMEITYNVGFKSNGKVTALQLDILINAGISLDISPLMPKNILSGLKKYDWGALSFDIKVCKTNHSSKTAMRGPGEVQGSYIAETVIEHVASTLSMDVDSVRNINFHRYDSLKLFYDVASGDSVEYTLTSIWNKLAESSSFKQRVEIIKEFNRCKVWKKRGISRVPIVHQVFVRPTPGKVSILSDGSVVVEVGGIELGQGLWTKVKQMAAFALSSIKCDGVENLLDKVRVIQADTLSLTQGGMTAGSTTSESSCESVRLCCAVLVERLGPLKETLQGQMGSVTWDALICKAYVGSLNLSASSHYIPDFTSMHYLNYGAAVSEVEVNLLTGETTILRSDIIYDCGQSLNPAVDLGQIEGAFVQGIGFFMLEEYTTNSDGLVVADSTWTYKIPTIDTIPKQFNVEIHNSGHHQKRVLSSKASGEPPLLLAASVHCATRAAIRDARQQLHSWGCMDESYSTFNLEVPATMPKVKELCGLDNVERYLGWKMGRK